A section of the Microbacterium sp. MM2322 genome encodes:
- a CDS encoding acetyl-CoA carboxylase biotin carboxylase subunit, translating to MRMFSTVLVANRGEIACRVIRTLRELGIRSVAVYSDADAGARHVALADEAVRLGPAPAAQSYLNIDAVIAAARATRVEAIHPGYGFLSENTAFAAACDEAGIVFIGPSADAIRTMGDKIAAKHAVEARGVPTVPGVARAGMTDDELIAAAPEVGYPLLIKPSAGGGGKGMHVVTDAGGLPAALAAARREAGASFGDDTLFLERYVDTPRHIEVQVLADAHGNVVHLGERECSLQRRHQKVIEEAPSPLLDETTRARIGQAACETARSVDYRGAGTVEFIVAADNPDEFFFMEMNTRLQVEHPVTEEVTGIDLVAAQLRIAAGEALGFGQDDVVLTGHSIEARVYAEDPAASFLPTGGRVVRVVHPVGPGIRVDSALADGLDVSVDYDPMLAKIIATGATRDEARRRLVAALGETAVLGFETNVPFLRALLEVPAVVAGELDTGLIGRELDGLVASDDPADVLTEAALLMDAAVPRAGGPWRRADGWRLGSPAPRRYRLASGGEERIVELVGDGVIVDGAAVAASVHPIGDRVVVRIGDRSVPLVAAVDGDVVWLSAGGRAHEVRRVRLDHRRDADASAVPELVSPMPGVVVMTSVADGAEVAAGDAVVLVEAMKMEHVVRAEVAGTVALRVATGDSVGRGQTLAVVTPTPEEDA from the coding sequence ATGCGCATGTTCTCCACCGTCCTCGTGGCCAACCGCGGCGAGATCGCGTGCCGCGTCATCCGCACCCTGCGGGAGCTCGGGATCCGCTCGGTCGCCGTCTACAGCGACGCGGATGCCGGTGCCCGCCACGTCGCGCTCGCCGATGAGGCCGTGCGGCTCGGGCCAGCGCCCGCCGCGCAGAGCTACCTGAACATCGACGCGGTGATCGCCGCGGCCCGCGCCACCCGGGTGGAGGCGATCCACCCGGGGTACGGGTTCCTCTCCGAGAACACCGCGTTCGCCGCGGCGTGCGACGAGGCGGGCATCGTCTTCATCGGACCCTCCGCCGACGCGATCCGCACGATGGGCGACAAGATCGCGGCGAAGCACGCCGTCGAGGCGCGCGGCGTGCCTACCGTGCCGGGCGTCGCACGCGCCGGCATGACCGATGACGAGCTGATCGCGGCGGCCCCCGAGGTGGGCTATCCGCTGCTCATCAAGCCGTCCGCGGGCGGCGGCGGCAAGGGCATGCACGTGGTGACGGATGCCGGGGGTCTCCCGGCGGCGCTCGCCGCTGCGCGACGCGAGGCGGGCGCGAGCTTCGGAGACGACACCCTGTTCCTCGAGCGCTACGTCGACACCCCTCGGCACATCGAGGTGCAGGTACTCGCCGACGCGCACGGGAACGTGGTGCACCTCGGCGAGCGGGAGTGCTCGCTGCAGCGCCGCCATCAGAAGGTCATCGAGGAGGCGCCGTCGCCGCTTCTCGACGAGACGACCCGTGCCCGCATCGGGCAGGCGGCGTGCGAGACGGCGCGGAGCGTCGACTACCGCGGCGCGGGGACCGTGGAGTTCATCGTCGCCGCGGACAACCCCGACGAGTTCTTCTTCATGGAGATGAACACGCGTCTGCAAGTCGAGCACCCGGTCACCGAGGAGGTCACCGGCATCGACCTGGTCGCGGCGCAGCTGCGGATCGCGGCGGGGGAGGCGCTCGGGTTCGGTCAGGACGACGTGGTGCTCACCGGGCACAGCATCGAGGCGCGGGTCTACGCCGAGGATCCGGCCGCCAGCTTCCTTCCGACGGGCGGGCGCGTGGTGCGCGTCGTGCACCCGGTGGGCCCCGGCATCCGGGTCGACAGCGCCCTCGCCGACGGGCTCGACGTCTCGGTCGACTACGACCCCATGCTCGCGAAGATCATCGCGACGGGCGCGACCCGCGACGAGGCCCGGCGCCGGCTCGTCGCTGCCCTCGGCGAGACGGCCGTGCTCGGCTTCGAGACGAACGTGCCGTTCCTGCGAGCGCTGCTCGAGGTGCCGGCGGTCGTCGCCGGTGAGCTCGACACGGGACTCATCGGGCGGGAGCTCGACGGTCTCGTCGCCTCGGACGATCCCGCCGACGTGCTCACCGAGGCGGCGCTGCTGATGGATGCCGCGGTCCCGCGCGCCGGCGGTCCGTGGCGGCGCGCGGACGGCTGGCGCCTGGGCTCGCCCGCACCGCGACGGTACCGGCTCGCGTCCGGCGGCGAGGAGCGGATCGTGGAGCTGGTCGGCGACGGGGTGATCGTCGACGGCGCGGCGGTCGCGGCATCCGTCCATCCCATCGGCGACCGGGTCGTCGTGCGGATCGGGGATCGGAGCGTCCCGCTCGTCGCGGCGGTCGACGGCGACGTCGTCTGGCTCTCGGCGGGCGGACGCGCGCACGAGGTGCGGCGCGTGCGGCTCGACCATCGCCGCGACGCCGATGCGTCGGCCGTGCCCGAACTCGTCTCGCCCATGCCCGGGGTGGTCGTGATGACCTCGGTCGCCGATGGGGCAGAGGTCGCCGCCGGCGATGCGGTGGTGCTCGTCGAAGCGATGAAGATGGAACATGTGGTGAGAGCGGAGGTCGCGGGCACCGTGGCGTTGCGCGTCGCGACCGGCGACAGCGTCGGCCGCGGGCAGACCTTGGCCGTCGTGACCCCGACCCCGGAGGAGGACGCATGA
- a CDS encoding MaoC family dehydratase — protein MSEETPRRIVQRGLYFDELEEGAVYVHSPGRTVTEADNVLFTTLTMNTQSLHLDAAWSEQTEFGDRLVNSMFTLSTLVGLSVPQLTQGTIVANLGFSEVSFPAPVRHGDTLYAETVVASKRESRSRPGQGVVEFVHTMRNQHDQVVATARRSTLMRMSPGTPA, from the coding sequence ATGAGCGAGGAGACCCCGCGGCGCATCGTGCAGCGCGGACTGTACTTCGACGAGCTCGAGGAGGGCGCCGTCTACGTCCACAGCCCCGGCCGCACCGTGACCGAGGCCGACAACGTGCTGTTTACGACCCTCACCATGAACACGCAGTCGCTGCACCTGGATGCCGCGTGGTCGGAGCAGACCGAGTTCGGCGACCGGCTGGTCAACAGCATGTTCACCCTCTCGACCCTCGTCGGGCTGTCGGTCCCGCAGCTCACGCAGGGGACGATCGTCGCGAACCTCGGGTTCTCGGAGGTGAGCTTCCCGGCGCCCGTCCGCCACGGCGACACGCTCTACGCCGAGACCGTCGTCGCCTCGAAGCGGGAGTCGCGCTCGCGGCCGGGCCAGGGCGTCGTCGAGTTCGTGCACACGATGCGCAACCAGCACGACCAGGTCGTCGCGACCGCGCGTCGATCGACCCTGATGCGGATGTCGCCGGGGACGCCCGCATGA
- a CDS encoding TetR/AcrR family transcriptional regulator, which translates to MTTWRATQKANRRAELMASAARLFAERGFAAVSTGDLGDAVGMSGPALYRHFASKEALLCDLLLDASERLLEGGRALTAAGGEPREVFDALIAFHLDFATSDADVIRVQDRELANLPREVNQQVRRLQREYVQEWDRPFAELRPDLGDAERETRLLAAFGLLNSTPHSAAPSGERAGGILAGMARRALLDD; encoded by the coding sequence ATGACCACCTGGCGGGCGACGCAGAAGGCGAACCGGCGCGCGGAGCTGATGGCGTCCGCTGCGCGCCTGTTCGCCGAACGCGGTTTCGCGGCGGTGTCGACCGGAGATCTCGGCGACGCCGTGGGCATGAGCGGTCCGGCGCTCTACCGTCACTTCGCGAGCAAGGAGGCGCTCCTCTGCGACCTGCTCCTCGACGCGAGCGAGCGACTGCTCGAGGGAGGACGAGCGCTCACCGCTGCGGGCGGCGAGCCACGCGAGGTCTTCGACGCGCTCATCGCGTTCCACCTCGACTTCGCCACGAGCGACGCGGACGTCATCCGGGTGCAGGACCGCGAACTCGCCAACCTGCCTCGCGAGGTGAACCAGCAGGTGCGGCGGTTGCAGCGCGAGTACGTGCAGGAGTGGGACCGACCGTTCGCCGAGCTGCGCCCCGACCTCGGCGACGCCGAGCGCGAGACCCGGCTGCTCGCCGCGTTCGGCCTGCTGAACTCGACTCCGCACTCGGCCGCGCCCAGCGGTGAGCGGGCCGGCGGCATCCTCGCCGGGATGGCCCGGCGCGCCCTGCTCGACGACTGA
- a CDS encoding YaeQ family protein → MAIGSTMHSFTVHLADVDRGVYDELSLRLARHPSETATNVLLRVLAYALEYEEGIAFSEGISATDEPAVHVRDATGRLIAWIEVGAPDAARLHAGSKAAERVAVYTQREPNRLAQAWAGKTIHRAADIPVYSFDRDFLEDAASALERRNTVTVSVTERHLYLDVNGRSTSSPIEEQRVG, encoded by the coding sequence ATGGCCATCGGATCCACGATGCACTCGTTCACCGTGCACCTCGCCGACGTCGATCGCGGCGTGTACGACGAACTGTCGCTCCGCCTTGCCCGGCACCCTTCGGAGACGGCGACGAATGTGCTCCTCCGAGTACTCGCGTACGCCCTCGAGTACGAGGAGGGGATCGCCTTCAGCGAGGGCATCTCCGCCACCGACGAGCCTGCGGTCCACGTTCGCGACGCGACGGGGCGGCTGATCGCGTGGATCGAGGTCGGCGCTCCGGATGCCGCGCGTCTCCACGCCGGCAGCAAGGCCGCCGAGCGGGTGGCCGTGTATACCCAGCGGGAGCCGAACCGGCTGGCGCAGGCGTGGGCGGGAAAGACCATCCACCGCGCGGCCGATATCCCCGTCTACAGCTTCGATCGCGACTTCCTGGAGGATGCGGCATCCGCTCTCGAGCGACGCAACACCGTCACCGTGTCGGTCACCGAGCGCCATCTCTACCTCGATGTGAACGGTCGGTCGACCTCGTCGCCGATCGAGGAGCAGCGCGTCGGCTGA
- a CDS encoding isoprenylcysteine carboxylmethyltransferase family protein: protein MAILDIPLFVVASAIAATGRRFAVFVVTIWTLLVTVMLALFAAVTSEAGWGAVLMAAASAASVLAGIVMLRGSVPTHWLMVGPFRIRPAAAGQPVRRHVGATALQIVVFWGVALGIVPAVIVWFETRWMLHVPAPAGARIAGAVLFAAASVVGLWSAAVMSTAGDGTPLPIATARRLVIRGPYRFVRNPMALAGISQGVAVGLMLSSWLVVVYAVCGSVVWDTAIRPHEERDLEDRFGAEFRRYRAQVRCWMPRLTPAALDQSAASPAGASAE from the coding sequence ATGGCGATCCTCGACATCCCGCTGTTCGTCGTGGCCTCGGCGATCGCCGCGACCGGTCGTCGGTTCGCGGTGTTCGTCGTCACGATCTGGACGCTCCTCGTCACCGTGATGCTTGCGCTGTTCGCCGCGGTCACCTCGGAAGCGGGCTGGGGTGCCGTGCTCATGGCGGCGGCGTCGGCGGCATCCGTTCTCGCGGGAATCGTGATGCTGCGCGGATCCGTCCCGACTCACTGGTTGATGGTCGGGCCGTTCCGCATCCGTCCTGCCGCAGCGGGGCAGCCCGTTCGGCGCCACGTCGGTGCGACGGCGTTGCAGATCGTCGTGTTCTGGGGTGTGGCGCTCGGCATCGTCCCCGCCGTCATCGTCTGGTTCGAGACGAGGTGGATGCTGCATGTGCCGGCGCCCGCGGGCGCGCGGATCGCGGGCGCCGTGCTCTTCGCCGCTGCGAGCGTGGTGGGCCTCTGGTCGGCGGCGGTCATGTCGACGGCGGGGGACGGTACGCCGCTCCCGATCGCGACGGCACGGCGGCTGGTGATTCGCGGTCCGTACCGCTTCGTCCGCAACCCGATGGCTCTCGCCGGGATCTCGCAGGGGGTCGCGGTCGGTCTGATGCTGTCGTCGTGGCTCGTCGTGGTCTATGCCGTCTGCGGATCGGTGGTCTGGGACACGGCGATTCGTCCGCACGAGGAGCGGGACCTCGAGGACCGCTTCGGTGCGGAGTTCCGACGGTACCGCGCGCAGGTTCGCTGCTGGATGCCGCGCCTGACGCCCGCTGCCCTCGATCAGTCGGCGGCTTCGCCCGCGGGTGCCTCTGCGGAGTAG
- a CDS encoding ROK family protein: MTEQGRTVESVRRANLGSILGIVHREGPQSRAALTESTGLNRSTVADLVGTLVSFGLVAERAPDPSRRVGRPSPVVAVDPAVVAIAVNPEVDALEIAAVGLDRDIRAVVVLPQDTLLTPERTAELVAEQIAAWRTAELAHARILGIGLAVPGLVRIEDGLVRDAPHLGWVDAPLRDLVAAATGIPVVVGNDATLGTIAEHLFGAARGIDHAVYLNGGASGIGGGIIVNGMPVAGAGGYAGEFGQNRPGIATLADRRARDGVLEDEVSRARLLSVVGLGRGDDRELGEALAAQIDTPSVTGEVERQRRILATALANAVNVLNPSVIVLGGFLSVLAELDVAALEDAVRAQAMPPCGEHLQILPAGLAEHRLLIGAAEAIFERVLSNPQPV, from the coding sequence GTGACCGAGCAGGGGCGAACCGTCGAATCCGTGCGGCGCGCGAACCTGGGCAGCATCCTCGGCATCGTGCACCGCGAGGGCCCGCAGTCGCGCGCGGCTCTCACCGAATCGACCGGACTCAACCGCTCGACCGTCGCCGACCTCGTCGGGACGCTCGTCTCCTTCGGGCTCGTCGCCGAACGCGCCCCCGATCCGTCGCGCCGGGTCGGCCGCCCCTCCCCCGTCGTCGCGGTGGACCCCGCCGTCGTCGCCATCGCCGTCAACCCCGAGGTCGATGCGCTCGAGATCGCCGCCGTCGGCCTCGACCGCGACATCCGCGCCGTCGTCGTCCTGCCGCAAGACACGCTGCTCACCCCCGAGCGGACCGCCGAGCTCGTCGCCGAGCAGATCGCCGCCTGGCGCACGGCGGAGCTCGCCCATGCCCGCATCCTCGGCATCGGCCTCGCCGTGCCCGGTCTCGTCCGCATCGAGGACGGACTCGTCCGCGACGCGCCCCACCTCGGCTGGGTCGACGCGCCGCTTCGCGACCTCGTTGCGGCGGCCACCGGCATCCCCGTCGTCGTCGGCAACGATGCGACCCTCGGCACCATCGCCGAGCACCTCTTCGGCGCGGCGCGCGGCATCGACCACGCGGTCTACCTCAACGGCGGCGCGAGCGGCATCGGCGGCGGGATCATCGTGAACGGGATGCCGGTGGCCGGCGCCGGCGGCTACGCCGGGGAGTTCGGGCAGAACCGCCCCGGCATCGCCACCCTGGCCGATCGACGAGCCCGCGACGGAGTGCTCGAGGACGAGGTCAGCCGGGCCCGGCTGCTGTCGGTCGTGGGGCTGGGCCGCGGCGACGACCGCGAACTCGGCGAGGCGCTCGCGGCGCAGATCGACACCCCGTCGGTCACGGGAGAGGTCGAGCGGCAGCGCCGCATCCTCGCCACTGCGCTGGCGAACGCGGTCAACGTCCTGAATCCGTCGGTCATCGTTCTCGGCGGGTTCTTGTCTGTGCTCGCCGAGCTCGACGTCGCTGCGCTGGAGGACGCCGTGCGTGCGCAGGCGATGCCACCCTGCGGTGAGCACCTGCAGATCCTCCCGGCCGGCCTCGCCGAGCACCGGCTGCTCATCGGCGCCGCCGAGGCAATCTTCGAGCGCGTGCTGTCGAACCCGCAGCCCGTCTGA
- a CDS encoding acyl-CoA desaturase: MASSVAESRLGPVRQTYAGTDQFPPMAKAFTDVSRIVRETGLLQRAPIFYLMVGIALTLAFGGAVTGFILLGDSWFQLLIAGALGLIFTQVAFLAHEAAHRQVLSSGPANDRLARILAAGIVGISYAWWTGKHTRHHANPNRVGKDPDIEIDTISFIETDAASARGLRRAITKRQGWLFFPLLTLEGVNLHFLGLKYLVTEKDVKARWLEIAMIIVRLAVVIVPVFLLLPLGMAFAFMGVQFAVFGLYMGASFAPNHKGMPVIAPDAKLDFFSKQVRTSRNIRGGWWATWLMGGLNYQVEHHLFPNMPRPHLSKAREIVREHCATLNVPYTETSLIRSYAIVIDYLNRVGLAARDPFDCPMTSEFRRG, encoded by the coding sequence ATCGCTTCATCCGTCGCCGAGTCGCGTCTCGGTCCCGTCCGTCAGACGTATGCCGGAACAGATCAGTTCCCCCCGATGGCGAAGGCGTTCACCGACGTCTCGCGCATCGTGCGAGAGACCGGGCTGCTGCAGCGCGCGCCGATCTTCTACCTGATGGTCGGCATCGCGCTCACGCTCGCCTTCGGCGGTGCGGTGACCGGGTTCATCTTGCTCGGCGACAGCTGGTTCCAGCTGCTCATCGCCGGCGCCCTCGGCCTGATCTTCACGCAGGTCGCCTTCCTCGCCCACGAAGCCGCGCACCGTCAGGTGCTCAGCTCGGGTCCCGCGAACGACCGTCTTGCGCGCATCCTCGCCGCCGGCATCGTCGGCATCAGCTACGCCTGGTGGACCGGCAAGCACACGCGCCACCACGCGAACCCGAACCGCGTCGGCAAGGACCCCGACATCGAAATCGACACGATCTCGTTCATCGAGACCGATGCGGCTTCGGCCCGGGGCCTGCGTCGCGCGATCACCAAGCGTCAGGGCTGGCTGTTCTTCCCGCTCCTCACCCTCGAGGGCGTGAACCTCCACTTCCTCGGCCTGAAGTACCTGGTCACCGAGAAGGACGTCAAGGCGCGCTGGCTCGAGATCGCGATGATCATCGTCCGTCTCGCCGTCGTGATCGTGCCCGTCTTCCTGCTCCTGCCCCTCGGCATGGCATTCGCGTTCATGGGTGTGCAGTTCGCCGTCTTCGGCCTCTACATGGGTGCGTCGTTCGCGCCGAACCACAAGGGGATGCCGGTCATCGCCCCCGACGCGAAGCTCGACTTCTTCAGCAAGCAGGTCCGCACCTCGCGCAATATCCGCGGCGGATGGTGGGCGACCTGGCTCATGGGCGGCCTCAACTACCAGGTGGAGCACCACCTCTTCCCGAACATGCCCCGACCGCACCTCTCGAAGGCGCGCGAGATCGTCCGGGAGCACTGCGCGACGCTGAACGTCCCCTACACGGAGACCAGCCTCATCCGCTCGTACGCCATCGTCATCGACTACCTCAACCGGGTGGGCCTCGCGGCTCGTGACCCGTTCGACTGCCCGATGACGTCGGAGTTCCGTCGAGGCTGA
- a CDS encoding SRPBCC family protein: MTWPARHLSRSIARPPRDVIAFAGDPANLPRWAAGLSSGIRNDGGRWLADSPLGDIEVAFVGPIEAGVLDHDVRLPDGTVVHNPLRILRNDGGSEVVFTLYRRDGVTDAEFDEDAAAIESDLEALEAVMTG; this comes from the coding sequence ATGACCTGGCCCGCTCGGCACCTCTCCCGCTCGATCGCGCGTCCCCCTCGGGACGTGATCGCCTTCGCCGGCGACCCCGCGAACCTGCCTCGCTGGGCGGCGGGGCTGAGCAGCGGCATCCGGAACGACGGGGGAAGGTGGCTGGCGGACTCGCCCCTCGGTGACATCGAGGTGGCGTTCGTCGGTCCGATCGAGGCGGGGGTGCTCGACCACGACGTGCGGCTTCCCGACGGCACCGTCGTTCACAACCCCCTGCGCATCCTCCGCAACGACGGCGGGAGCGAGGTCGTCTTCACGCTCTATCGCCGCGACGGGGTGACTGACGCGGAGTTCGACGAGGATGCCGCGGCCATCGAGAGCGACCTCGAGGCGCTCGAGGCGGTCATGACAGGCTGA
- a CDS encoding nitroreductase family protein, producing the protein MATFSDPVLQAMAMRRSLAKVGPGSPSDDELRELLSAVTPVADHKALRPWRLLTLRGDDRARLGAALDAAAGVERDPGETNAKPFRADLLIAVVASPKNHPAVPVWEQHATAAGAAHLLELALWRAGWGVMWRTGLVVNSPEVRALHGLADTELLMGWLYVGSVDADLRARIDEAPRKVLDPEPFLGALPAEDSSV; encoded by the coding sequence ATGGCGACATTCTCCGACCCGGTCCTCCAGGCGATGGCGATGCGGCGTTCGCTCGCGAAGGTCGGACCGGGGTCTCCCTCCGACGACGAGCTCCGCGAACTGCTCTCCGCCGTGACGCCGGTGGCCGACCACAAGGCGCTCCGCCCGTGGCGCCTCCTGACGCTCCGCGGCGACGACCGCGCGCGTCTGGGCGCTGCCCTCGACGCGGCAGCCGGTGTCGAGCGGGATCCGGGCGAGACCAATGCCAAGCCGTTCCGGGCCGACCTCCTGATCGCGGTCGTCGCGAGCCCGAAGAACCACCCCGCCGTTCCGGTATGGGAGCAGCATGCGACCGCGGCGGGCGCTGCGCATCTGCTCGAATTGGCCCTCTGGCGGGCCGGCTGGGGCGTCATGTGGCGCACCGGGCTCGTCGTGAACTCCCCCGAGGTGCGCGCCCTCCACGGTCTCGCCGACACCGAACTTCTCATGGGCTGGCTCTACGTCGGCAGCGTCGACGCAGACCTCCGCGCCCGGATCGACGAAGCGCCGAGGAAGGTGCTCGATCCCGAGCCCTTCCTCGGCGCTCTTCCTGCCGAGGATTCGTCCGTCTGA
- a CDS encoding CoA ester lyase → MSLGPALLFCPADRPERYAKALAAADAVILDLEDAVAPADKAGAREALVAADVDAARVIVRVNPSSTPELAHDLDALRGTPFRRLMLAKAEETAEVDALDGYRVIALCETPRGVENAGALARHPLVDGLMWGAEDLVAGIGGRSSRTGDGRYRDVAWYARSRVLIAAAAAGIDGIDAVHLDIADTAGLEDEARDAAASGFAATACIHPSQVEVIRRAYAATPEEVEWAEAVLDEATRQPGVFRFRGRMIDEPVLRQARRALP, encoded by the coding sequence ATGAGCCTCGGTCCTGCGCTGCTGTTCTGTCCCGCCGACCGGCCCGAACGGTACGCGAAAGCGCTCGCCGCCGCCGATGCCGTGATCCTCGACCTCGAGGACGCCGTCGCGCCGGCCGATAAAGCCGGCGCCCGCGAGGCGCTCGTGGCGGCGGACGTCGACGCCGCGCGCGTGATCGTGCGCGTCAACCCTTCCTCGACCCCCGAGCTGGCGCACGACCTCGACGCGCTGCGCGGCACCCCGTTCCGGCGGCTGATGCTCGCGAAGGCCGAGGAGACCGCCGAGGTCGACGCGCTCGACGGGTACCGCGTCATCGCCCTGTGCGAGACGCCGCGCGGGGTCGAGAACGCGGGCGCGCTCGCGCGGCATCCGCTCGTCGACGGACTCATGTGGGGGGCTGAAGACCTCGTCGCGGGGATCGGCGGGCGCTCCAGCCGCACGGGCGACGGCCGGTACCGCGACGTCGCGTGGTACGCCCGTTCGCGCGTGCTGATCGCAGCGGCCGCCGCCGGGATCGATGGCATCGACGCGGTCCACCTCGACATCGCCGACACGGCGGGGCTCGAGGACGAGGCGCGGGATGCCGCGGCATCGGGGTTCGCGGCGACCGCCTGCATCCACCCGTCCCAGGTCGAGGTCATCCGGCGTGCCTACGCGGCGACGCCCGAGGAGGTCGAGTGGGCAGAGGCCGTGCTCGACGAGGCGACGCGCCAGCCCGGGGTGTTCCGGTTCCGCGGTCGGATGATCGACGAGCCGGTGCTGCGGCAGGCGCGGCGGGCGTTGCCCTGA
- a CDS encoding carboxyl transferase domain-containing protein — translation MTAPTTYPDLIAELERHRAEAARGGPERARERHTARGKLLARDRIDTLLDVGSPFLEVGALAGLDLYDDECPSGGVVAGVGLIHGRHVMVVANDATVKGGTYYPITVKKHLRAQEIAAENRLPCVYLVDSGGAFLPMQDEVFPDRDHFGRIFYNQARMSRAGIPQIAAVLGSSTAGGAYVPAMSDETVIVRNQGTIFLGGPPLVKAATGEVVSAEDLGGGDLHTKVSGVTDHLAESDEHALQIVRDIVATLPAPAPLREQPEPVTAPVADPATLVDVVPVELTSPYDAREIVHRLIDGGSWHEFKREYGETLVTGFARLHGHRVGILANNGVLFGESALKGAHFIELCDQRGIPLVFLQNIAGFMVGREYESAGIAKHGAKMVNAVACASVPKLTVVVGGSFGAGTYSMCGRAYSPRFLWLWPGARVSVMGGPQAASVLSTVRREQIEARGGEWSAEDEAAFQAPIRAQYEEQGSPYYSTARLWDDGILAPAETRDALGLALDVCLRAPFDAPGYGVFRM, via the coding sequence ATGACAGCCCCCACGACGTATCCCGACCTGATCGCCGAGCTCGAGCGCCATCGCGCCGAGGCCGCGCGCGGCGGACCCGAACGGGCGCGCGAGCGCCACACCGCCCGCGGCAAGCTCCTCGCGCGGGACCGCATCGACACGCTCCTCGACGTCGGCAGCCCCTTCCTCGAGGTGGGCGCGCTCGCGGGGCTCGACCTGTACGACGACGAGTGCCCCTCGGGCGGCGTGGTCGCGGGTGTCGGGCTGATCCACGGCCGGCACGTGATGGTCGTCGCCAACGACGCGACCGTGAAGGGCGGCACGTACTACCCGATCACGGTCAAGAAGCACCTCCGCGCGCAGGAGATCGCCGCCGAGAACCGCCTGCCGTGCGTCTACCTCGTCGACTCCGGCGGCGCGTTCCTACCCATGCAGGACGAGGTGTTCCCCGACCGCGACCACTTCGGGCGCATCTTCTACAACCAGGCACGGATGTCGCGGGCCGGCATCCCGCAGATCGCCGCCGTCCTCGGGTCGTCGACCGCCGGCGGGGCCTACGTTCCGGCGATGAGCGACGAAACGGTCATCGTCCGAAATCAGGGCACGATCTTCCTCGGCGGACCGCCGCTCGTGAAGGCGGCGACCGGCGAGGTCGTCTCGGCCGAGGATCTCGGCGGCGGCGACCTGCACACGAAGGTCTCCGGCGTCACCGACCACCTCGCCGAGAGCGACGAGCACGCGCTGCAGATCGTCCGCGACATCGTCGCGACCCTCCCCGCCCCCGCGCCGCTGCGCGAACAGCCCGAGCCGGTGACGGCGCCGGTCGCTGATCCGGCGACCCTGGTCGACGTCGTGCCGGTCGAACTCACCAGCCCGTACGACGCCCGCGAGATCGTCCACCGCCTCATCGACGGCGGCAGCTGGCACGAGTTCAAGCGCGAGTACGGCGAGACCCTCGTGACCGGCTTCGCACGTCTGCACGGTCATCGCGTCGGCATCCTCGCGAACAACGGCGTGCTGTTCGGCGAGTCCGCCCTGAAGGGCGCGCACTTCATCGAGCTGTGCGACCAGCGCGGCATCCCGCTCGTGTTCCTGCAGAACATCGCGGGCTTCATGGTCGGCCGCGAGTACGAGTCGGCCGGCATCGCGAAGCACGGCGCCAAGATGGTCAACGCCGTCGCGTGCGCGTCGGTCCCGAAGCTCACCGTCGTCGTCGGCGGCTCGTTCGGCGCCGGCACCTATTCGATGTGCGGCCGCGCCTACTCGCCGCGTTTCCTATGGCTCTGGCCCGGCGCGCGGGTGTCGGTCATGGGCGGTCCGCAGGCGGCATCCGTTCTCTCCACCGTCCGCCGCGAGCAGATCGAGGCGCGCGGCGGGGAGTGGTCGGCGGAGGACGAGGCGGCGTTCCAGGCGCCGATCCGTGCGCAGTACGAGGAGCAGGGGAGCCCGTACTACTCGACGGCCCGCCTGTGGGACGACGGCATCCTGGCCCCCGCCGAGACCCGCGACGCGCTCGGTCTCGCCCTCGACGTCTGCCTGCGGGCCCCCTTCGACGCGCCGGGCTACGGCGTCTTCCGGATGTGA
- a CDS encoding SDR family oxidoreductase, with product MPHTIVLTGAGSGIGQLLAERLTERGDRLVLVARDAARAADLTAAHPGAGAIIADLVQPQSLAAAVAASDLPEGIDAIVHAAGIVDLGHVADLTVQSWEDQLAVNLVAPAELTRLLLPRVRAARGQVLFVNSGAGLAAHPQWAAYAASKHGLKALADALRGEEAEHGVRVTTVYPGRTATPMQAQVHAHEGASYDPDAWIQPASVVTAVLTALDLPRDAVITDLSVKPGPR from the coding sequence ATGCCGCACACCATCGTCCTCACCGGTGCCGGATCGGGCATCGGACAGCTCCTCGCCGAGCGTCTGACCGAGCGCGGAGACCGGCTCGTCCTCGTTGCGCGCGACGCCGCCCGGGCCGCCGACCTGACCGCCGCGCACCCGGGCGCCGGCGCGATCATCGCCGACCTCGTGCAGCCCCAATCGCTCGCGGCGGCGGTCGCGGCATCCGATCTCCCCGAGGGGATCGACGCGATCGTGCACGCGGCGGGCATCGTCGACCTGGGGCACGTCGCCGACCTCACAGTGCAGTCGTGGGAGGACCAGCTCGCCGTCAACCTCGTCGCGCCCGCCGAACTCACGCGACTGCTGCTGCCGCGGGTGCGCGCCGCGCGGGGACAGGTGCTGTTCGTCAACTCCGGCGCGGGACTCGCCGCCCACCCGCAGTGGGCTGCGTACGCCGCGTCGAAGCACGGACTCAAGGCGCTCGCCGACGCGCTCCGCGGCGAAGAGGCGGAGCACGGCGTGCGCGTCACGACCGTCTACCCCGGCCGGACGGCCACGCCCATGCAGGCGCAGGTCCACGCGCACGAGGGGGCGTCGTATGACCCGGATGCCTGGATCCAACCGGCATCCGTCGTCACCGCCGTCCTCACGGCCCTCGACCTGCCGCGCGACGCCGTCATCACCGACCTGTCGGTCAAGCCCGGCCCGCGCTGA